The genomic DNA GCCGACCCTGGGCGTCGCGGAAGCCGGCGGGCTGGTCCATCGGATAGGTCGTCGGGCGGTCCATCAGGCGACCTCGGGCAGAGCTGCCGCCGTCACGTGCCGGCGCGACCGCATCAGGGGCTGGATCCGGGTCCCGAAGGCGTCGAGGCCCTTGAGGAAATCGTCGAAGACCAGCAGCACGCCCTCCACCCCGTCGATGGTCATGACGGCGTCGAGCATCGCGGCCACGCTGGCGTAGCTGCCCACCAGGGTGCCCATGTTGAGGTTCACCGCCGAGGCCGGGTCGGCGAGCTGGCGCACGTTGGTGTCGCTGCCGGACCTGGTGTCGGCCGCGCCCTGCGCGCCGAGCCACGCGATCGCCTCGGCATCCGCGCCCGCCCTGTAATGCGCCCAGGTCGCCATGGCGGCGTCGTCGGTCTCGTCGGCGATGATCATGAACAGCGCGAAGGCGGTCACCCGCCGCCCGGTCCGCGCGCTGGCCTCGGCGAGCTTCTCGACCACGGGCGCGAAGGCGGTCGGCGTGTTGAGCCCCTTGCCCAGGCAGAAATTGTAGTCGGCGTACTGGGCCGTGAAGGCCAGCCCGGCGCCGCTCTGGCCGGCGCAGATGATCTTCACCGGCGCCTGCGGCCGGGGGCTCAGCCGGCAATCGTTCATCTGGAAATACGCGCCCTTGCGGTCGCTGGCGCCCGTCTCCCACAGGTCGCGCAGGATCTGCGCGTACTCGGCCAGGTAATCGTAGCGATTGGCAAAATGCGCGTCGCCCGGCCACAGGCCCATCTGGTCGTATTCCGGCTTCTGCCAGCCGGTGACGAGGTTCAGGCCGAAGCGCCCGTCGGAGATCGAGTCGATGGTCGCCGCCATGCGGGCCACGATGGCGGGGGGCAGGCACAGGGTCGCCGCGGTGGCGAACAGCCGGATCCGGGTGGTGACGGCGGCGAGCCCCGCCATCAGGGTGAAGGATTCGAGGTTGTGGTCCCAGAACTCGGTCTTGCCGCCGAAGCCGCGGAGCTTGATCATCGACAGGGCGAAGTCGAGCCCGTAGCCCTCCGCCTTCAGGG from Methylobacterium radiotolerans JCM 2831 includes the following:
- the rutA gene encoding pyrimidine utilization protein A — protein: MSVGVFIPIGNNGWLLSENAPQYRPSFALNKAITLKAEGYGLDFALSMIKLRGFGGKTEFWDHNLESFTLMAGLAAVTTRIRLFATAATLCLPPAIVARMAATIDSISDGRFGLNLVTGWQKPEYDQMGLWPGDAHFANRYDYLAEYAQILRDLWETGASDRKGAYFQMNDCRLSPRPQAPVKIICAGQSGAGLAFTAQYADYNFCLGKGLNTPTAFAPVVEKLAEASARTGRRVTAFALFMIIADETDDAAMATWAHYRAGADAEAIAWLGAQGAADTRSGSDTNVRQLADPASAVNLNMGTLVGSYASVAAMLDAVMTIDGVEGVLLVFDDFLKGLDAFGTRIQPLMRSRRHVTAAALPEVA